Proteins co-encoded in one Candidatus Blochmannia sp. SNP genomic window:
- the adk gene encoding adenylate kinase — protein MRIIFLGPPGSGKGTQAHLISNKYNIPNISTGMMLRQSFPKDPYQSHKIRKNIINVMHTGNLVNDDFMVQLINTRINKNDCYNGFLLDGFPRTILQAEFMKKYKIFVNYVIEFVISDSTVINRITGRRIHINSGRTYHIQFNPPKICGLDDITGESLTTRKDDCEQTIRKRLHNYHQYTEPVLNYYRHESKSKKIQYFSIDANRKITEIYKELISLLINK, from the coding sequence ATACGTATTATATTTCTTGGGCCTCCTGGATCTGGAAAAGGGACTCAAGCTCATCTTATTTCAAATAAGTATAACATCCCAAATATTTCTACAGGTATGATGTTACGTCAATCGTTCCCCAAAGATCCATATCAATCCCATAAAATTCGAAAAAATATAATAAATGTGATGCATACCGGGAATTTAGTAAATGATGATTTTATGGTTCAATTAATTAACACACGTATTAATAAAAATGATTGCTATAATGGATTTTTATTAGATGGATTTCCTAGAACAATCTTACAAGCAGAATTTATGAAAAAGTATAAAATTTTTGTAAATTATGTCATAGAATTCGTTATATCAGACTCTACAGTTATTAATCGTATTACAGGCAGACGAATACATATTAATTCTGGTAGAACATATCATATTCAATTTAATCCACCTAAAATTTGTGGATTAGATGACATTACTGGTGAATCTTTGACTACCCGAAAAGATGACTGTGAACAAACTATACGTAAACGACTACATAACTATCACCAATATACTGAACCAGTATTAAATTATTATCGACATGAATCTAAATCTAAAAAAATACAATATTTTTCTATTGATGCAAATCGAAAAATTACTGAGATCTATAAAGAATTAATTAGTTTATTAATTAACAAATAA
- the dnaX gene encoding DNA polymerase III subunit gamma/tau → MNYQVLARKWRPKKFSDIVGQNHIIKAIIHSFALNKIHQAYILTGTRGVGKTTIARLFAKGLNCEQGLSSNMCGQCNNCQDIESGCFIDLIEIDAASRTKVEDTREFLNNVQYTPSRGRFKVYLIDEVHMLSRHSFNALLKTLEEPPAHVKFILITTEYQKLPATILSRCLQFCLKPLSTSHIITQLTYIFNKENIKIESSALEILAHASKGSMRDALSLAEQAIVLGNNEITNNVMNDMFGILNIEHPLSLIESLINGSIYDIMHQIENYEILGIDWDNLLSEMLIILQKIAIDQFLLNSIKQENNNTIQHINQRIHKLKNHITPENIQLYYQIFLLGRRELPYVPNHRMGIEMTMLRALAFRPDANTTNKEYNNDNSISENFIHSNNNPVFNTNDKQPAITDGIQSKNDNQNKNLLNTTDQKKINDMLCLKLKKSNNNNINNIKSTSPKPTSNIDNTDTTSKILEARSKLLQYKENNKSNKIEKTPNLISKSQKTIQGILERFANINTNVIKNNSNNINKINKINKDLSDSLEYIKDDSANKDYSKNHQNMSNFIKEILQQAMKNDSWTSQIYRLTLPKTAKKLVMNSWKEKISSNEICLHVRSDYQHLNSIKLHDIIQKSLSNNIGIPITLHIKKDDNYDIKTPMEHIYILYKEKISKIKQEFSKDPYIKIIKTFFDAEIDENEIKVI, encoded by the coding sequence ATGAATTATCAGGTACTTGCCCGTAAGTGGCGTCCAAAGAAATTTTCAGATATTGTAGGACAAAATCATATTATCAAAGCAATTATACATAGTTTTGCATTAAATAAAATTCATCAAGCTTATATATTAACCGGTACAAGAGGAGTAGGAAAAACCACCATTGCTCGATTGTTTGCAAAAGGATTAAACTGCGAACAAGGATTAAGCTCTAATATGTGCGGGCAATGTAATAATTGTCAAGATATTGAATCAGGCTGTTTTATTGATCTTATTGAAATAGATGCTGCATCACGTACTAAAGTAGAAGATACCAGGGAATTTCTAAATAACGTACAATACACACCATCACGAGGTCGCTTTAAAGTATATCTCATAGATGAAGTACATATGTTATCACGTCATAGTTTTAATGCTTTATTAAAAACATTAGAAGAGCCACCGGCGCATGTCAAATTTATTTTAATTACTACAGAATATCAAAAATTACCAGCAACTATATTATCCCGATGTCTACAATTTTGCTTAAAACCACTAAGCACCTCTCACATTATAACTCAACTAACATATATCTTTAATAAAGAAAATATAAAGATAGAGTCTTCCGCTCTAGAAATATTAGCTCACGCATCAAAAGGAAGTATGCGTGATGCACTTAGTTTAGCCGAACAAGCTATTGTATTAGGCAATAACGAAATAACTAATAACGTCATGAACGACATGTTTGGTATATTAAATATTGAACATCCATTATCTTTAATTGAAAGCTTAATAAACGGAAGTATATACGATATTATGCACCAAATAGAAAACTATGAGATTTTAGGAATTGATTGGGACAATCTTTTAAGTGAAATGCTTATTATTTTACAAAAAATAGCTATAGATCAATTTCTATTAAATTCTATAAAACAAGAAAACAATAACACAATACAACATATAAACCAACGCATACATAAATTAAAAAATCATATTACCCCAGAAAATATACAATTATATTATCAAATATTTTTATTAGGTCGCCGAGAATTACCTTATGTTCCTAACCATCGTATGGGAATAGAAATGACCATGCTACGTGCCCTTGCTTTTCGTCCGGATGCAAATACAACAAATAAAGAATATAATAATGATAATAGTATATCTGAAAATTTTATTCATTCAAATAACAACCCTGTATTCAATACAAACGATAAACAACCTGCCATCACTGATGGTATTCAGTCAAAAAATGATAATCAAAATAAAAATCTATTAAATACAACAGACCAAAAGAAAATAAACGATATGTTATGTTTAAAGCTAAAAAAATCTAACAATAATAATATTAATAATATTAAATCAACATCGCCAAAGCCTACATCTAACATCGATAATACAGACACTACTTCTAAAATATTAGAAGCTCGTTCAAAACTATTACAATATAAAGAAAACAATAAATCAAATAAAATAGAAAAAACACCAAATTTAATTTCAAAATCTCAAAAAACAATACAAGGAATATTAGAACGATTTGCCAACATTAATACAAACGTTATAAAAAATAATTCTAATAACATTAATAAGATTAATAAGATTAATAAAGATTTATCAGATTCCTTAGAATATATCAAGGATGATAGCGCTAACAAAGACTACAGTAAAAATCATCAAAATATGTCTAATTTCATAAAAGAAATACTTCAACAAGCAATGAAAAACGATTCATGGACATCACAAATATATCGATTGACATTGCCAAAAACAGCAAAAAAATTAGTTATGAATTCTTGGAAAGAAAAAATTTCTTCAAATGAAATATGCCTACATGTTCGTTCTGATTATCAACATTTAAATTCTATAAAATTGCATGATATAATACAGAAATCACTCAGTAACAATATCGGCATACCAATCACATTGCATATAAAAAAAGACGATAATTACGATATAAAAACACCAATGGAACATATTTATATTTTATACAAAGAAAAAATATCAAAAATAAAACAAGAATTTTCAAAAGATCCATATATTAAAATAATCAAAACTTTTTTTGATGCTGAAATTGACGAAAATGAGATTAAAGTAATTTAA
- the apt gene encoding adenine phosphoribosyltransferase, whose product MMHVMDQQLKLIKKNIKFVPNYPKQGILFRDITELLKNPQAYSTSITLLAHHYKDYKLTKVVGIEARGFLFSAPLALILKLGFIPARKSGRLPRATISEPYILEYDSGCLEIHADSIMPGDKVLVIDDLLATGGTIAAVVKLIRRLGGEVNHAGFIIDLENLGGKSLLKKIGINSYSLVMFSDY is encoded by the coding sequence ATGATGCATGTTATGGATCAACAATTAAAATTAATCAAGAAAAATATTAAATTTGTACCTAATTACCCAAAACAAGGAATTTTATTTCGCGATATAACTGAATTGTTAAAAAATCCACAAGCATATTCAACAAGCATTACTCTTCTAGCTCATCATTATAAAGACTATAAATTAACTAAGGTAGTAGGAATAGAAGCAAGAGGCTTTTTATTTAGCGCTCCATTAGCATTAATATTGAAGCTAGGTTTTATCCCTGCTCGTAAATCAGGGAGATTACCGCGTGCAACTATTAGTGAACCGTATATTTTAGAGTATGATAGTGGATGTCTAGAAATACACGCCGATTCTATTATGCCAGGCGATAAAGTTTTAGTTATAGATGATTTATTAGCAACAGGCGGAACCATTGCAGCAGTAGTAAAATTAATTAGACGATTGGGAGGAGAAGTAAACCATGCCGGATTTATAATAGATTTAGAAAATTTAGGCGGTAAATCATTATTAAAAAAAATAGGAATAAATTCTTACAGTTTAGTAATGTTTTCTGATTATTAA
- the lon gene encoding endopeptidase La, translating into MNTEQPESIEIPVLPLRDVVVYPHMVIPLFVGREKSIRCLESAMNGDKKIMLVAQKEASTDEPNINDLFSIGTISMILQMLKLPDGTVKVLVEGLTRARIIELTDTGNHFKADVSSLEPTTLNEREQEILMRAVINQFEGYLKLNKKIPPEVLVSLNNINNADRLADTIAAHMPLKLNNKQSILEMSDITERLEYLITMMESEIELLQVEKRIRNRVKKQMEKSQREYYLNEQMKAIQKELGELDDIIDENEALKRKIEAAKMPKEARGKVESEWQKLKLMSPMSAEATVVRGYIDWILSVPWHARSKMKKDILKAQESLDEDHYGLERVKDRILEYLAVQNRINKIKGPILCLVGPPGVGKTSLGQSIAKATGRKYVRMALGGMRDEAEIRGHRRTYIGSMPGKLIQKMSKVGVRNPLFLLDEIDKMSLDMRGDPASALLEVLDPEQNTAFNDHYLEIDYDLSDVMFVATSNSMNIPSPLLDRMEVIRLSGYTEDEKLNIARQHLLTKQIERNALKPEELTIQDDALIGIIRHYTREAGVRNLEREISKLCRKTVKMLLMNKKIKCITIDKNNLKNFLGVQRYDCTRADQENRVGQVTGLAWTEVGGDLLTIETACVPGKGKLTYTGSLGEVMQESIQAALTVVRARADKLGINTDFYNKKDIHVHVPEGATPKDGPSAGIAMCTALVSCLTGNSVKSSVAMTGEITLRGQVLPIGGLKEKLLAAHRGGIKTVLIPYENKRDLEDMPAIVVNNLDIHPVKQIDEVLILALQNAPFHYGTIPNTSLS; encoded by the coding sequence ATGAATACTGAGCAACCTGAGAGCATTGAAATCCCTGTATTACCTCTGCGCGATGTAGTAGTGTATCCACACATGGTAATTCCATTATTTGTTGGTCGAGAAAAATCAATTCGATGCCTTGAATCTGCTATGAATGGTGACAAAAAAATTATGTTGGTAGCTCAAAAAGAAGCATCAACTGATGAACCAAATATCAATGATCTTTTTTCAATTGGCACAATATCCATGATATTACAGATGCTAAAACTACCAGATGGTACAGTGAAGGTATTAGTTGAAGGATTAACACGAGCTCGCATCATTGAATTAACAGATACCGGAAACCACTTTAAGGCTGATGTAAGCTCTTTAGAGCCTACAACATTAAACGAACGTGAACAAGAAATACTAATGCGCGCTGTTATTAATCAATTTGAAGGATATCTTAAACTTAACAAAAAAATACCACCTGAAGTTTTAGTGTCACTAAATAATATTAACAACGCAGATCGTCTTGCTGATACTATCGCCGCTCATATGCCACTAAAATTAAATAACAAGCAATCAATATTAGAAATGTCAGATATTACAGAACGACTAGAATATTTAATAACAATGATGGAGTCAGAAATTGAATTACTGCAGGTTGAAAAACGTATTCGCAATCGTGTAAAAAAACAAATGGAAAAAAGCCAACGTGAGTATTACTTAAATGAACAAATGAAAGCCATTCAAAAAGAACTAGGAGAATTAGACGATATCATTGATGAAAATGAAGCTCTAAAACGCAAAATAGAAGCAGCTAAAATGCCTAAAGAAGCACGAGGTAAAGTAGAATCAGAGTGGCAAAAATTAAAATTGATGTCTCCTATGTCAGCTGAAGCTACTGTAGTGCGTGGATATATTGATTGGATTTTATCAGTACCATGGCATGCAAGAAGTAAAATGAAAAAAGATATACTTAAGGCTCAAGAAAGTCTGGACGAGGATCATTATGGATTAGAACGCGTTAAAGATCGAATTTTAGAATATCTAGCAGTACAAAACCGAATAAATAAAATCAAAGGGCCTATTTTATGTTTAGTAGGGCCACCTGGAGTAGGGAAAACATCACTTGGGCAATCTATTGCTAAAGCCACTGGGCGTAAATATGTACGTATGGCTTTGGGTGGTATGCGTGACGAAGCAGAAATTAGAGGTCATCGTCGTACTTATATTGGGTCTATGCCTGGTAAACTTATACAAAAAATGTCTAAAGTTGGTGTAAGAAATCCATTATTTCTTTTAGATGAAATAGATAAAATGTCTTTAGATATGCGTGGAGATCCAGCTTCTGCTTTATTAGAAGTGTTAGATCCCGAACAAAATACTGCTTTTAATGATCATTATTTAGAAATAGATTACGATTTATCTGATGTTATGTTTGTCGCTACTTCTAATTCAATGAATATTCCAAGTCCTTTATTAGATCGAATGGAAGTAATCAGATTATCTGGTTATACCGAAGATGAAAAATTAAATATAGCACGACAACACTTATTAACTAAACAAATAGAACGTAATGCTTTAAAACCAGAAGAATTAACCATTCAAGACGATGCTTTAATAGGAATTATTCGACATTATACACGTGAAGCTGGAGTACGTAATTTAGAACGTGAAATTTCCAAATTATGTCGAAAAACAGTTAAAATGCTATTAATGAATAAAAAAATCAAATGTATAACCATTGATAAAAACAATCTAAAAAATTTCCTTGGTGTACAACGTTATGATTGCACCCGTGCAGACCAAGAAAACCGTGTTGGACAAGTAACTGGACTAGCTTGGACTGAAGTAGGAGGAGATCTTTTAACGATAGAAACTGCTTGTGTTCCTGGAAAAGGAAAGTTAACTTACACCGGTTCCTTAGGTGAAGTTATGCAGGAATCTATTCAAGCTGCATTAACTGTAGTACGAGCACGTGCAGATAAACTAGGCATCAACACTGATTTTTATAATAAAAAAGATATTCATGTACATGTTCCTGAAGGCGCCACCCCCAAAGATGGGCCGAGCGCTGGCATTGCTATGTGTACTGCTTTAGTTTCTTGTTTAACAGGAAATTCCGTTAAATCCAGTGTAGCTATGACAGGAGAAATAACTTTAAGAGGGCAAGTATTGCCTATCGGAGGTTTGAAGGAAAAATTATTAGCAGCACACCGAGGAGGTATTAAAACAGTATTAATACCATATGAAAATAAACGAGACCTTGAAGATATGCCTGCCATTGTAGTAAATAACTTAGATATTCATCCAGTCAAACAAATAGACGAAGTTTTAATATTAGCGCTACAAAACGCCCCATTTCATTATGGAACAATACCTAATACATCATTATCATAA
- the pmbA gene encoding metalloprotease PmbA gives MDVIYNMIQQRNFLENIVDQALNLAHAYSNEVEVSIIKTTGITVSTRYEKLENVEFNSHNILDITIFRQKRKGTALSSDLHEKAIISTIEAAANIACYTSPDPYSGIADKELLAFNSMNLDLFHPIDLNTKLSAALASTAEKTALNHDNRIISTEGGKFNGYFTTKVFGNSHGMLQSYTSSQYSLCCSVIASSNGIMEQNYAYTLSRSFNDLRSPEWVGQECAQRAVDHLHSKKIKTTESPVLFSAEIATSLFHHLAEAICGNNVYQKSTFLLNYLKKKIFPSWMSIKERPHILKGLGSAPFDSEGVQTLNRTIVENGILNSWILNSYSARKIGLKTTGHADGIYNWYINYQNLSFIELIKNMHRGLIITSVMGQGVNIITGNYSRGVSGFWVENGNIQYPVNEITIAGNLKEMFCNIVSIGCDTETRGHIYCGSVLISSMKIAGS, from the coding sequence ATGGATGTGATATATAATATGATACAACAACGTAACTTTCTAGAAAATATAGTAGATCAAGCTTTAAATTTAGCGCATGCATATTCAAATGAAGTAGAAGTATCAATCATTAAAACCACAGGAATTACTGTTAGCACTCGTTACGAAAAGCTTGAGAATGTTGAATTTAATAGTCATAACATCTTAGATATAACTATATTTCGTCAAAAACGAAAAGGAACTGCGCTTTCAAGTGATTTACACGAAAAAGCAATAATTAGTACTATTGAGGCCGCAGCGAATATAGCATGTTACACCTCCCCAGACCCATATTCTGGTATTGCTGATAAAGAATTATTAGCATTCAATTCTATGAATCTTGACCTATTTCATCCCATTGATTTAAATACTAAATTAAGCGCGGCTTTAGCATCTACAGCAGAAAAAACAGCATTAAACCATGATAACCGTATTATTTCTACCGAAGGAGGTAAATTTAACGGTTATTTTACTACTAAAGTATTTGGAAATAGTCATGGTATGTTACAAAGTTATACCAGTAGTCAATATTCTTTATGCTGCAGTGTAATTGCTTCAAGTAATGGTATTATGGAACAAAATTATGCATATACATTAAGCCGTTCATTCAATGATTTACGATCACCAGAATGGGTTGGGCAAGAATGCGCTCAACGAGCAGTAGATCATTTACATTCAAAAAAAATTAAAACAACTGAGTCTCCAGTATTATTTTCTGCTGAAATAGCCACGAGTCTATTCCATCATTTAGCAGAGGCTATTTGCGGAAATAATGTATACCAAAAATCTACTTTTTTATTAAATTATTTGAAAAAAAAAATTTTCCCTTCTTGGATGTCGATCAAAGAACGTCCACATATCCTAAAAGGATTAGGTTCTGCTCCGTTTGATAGTGAAGGAGTACAAACACTAAACCGTACTATCGTAGAAAATGGAATATTAAATAGTTGGATTTTAAATAGTTATTCTGCGCGTAAAATAGGTCTAAAGACCACTGGGCATGCTGATGGTATTTATAATTGGTATATTAATTATCAAAATTTAAGTTTTATAGAATTAATAAAAAATATGCATCGCGGGCTGATTATCACTAGTGTAATGGGACAAGGAGTTAATATTATTACCGGGAATTATTCACGTGGAGTATCTGGGTTTTGGGTAGAAAACGGAAATATTCAATATCCAGTAAATGAAATTACTATCGCTGGAAATTTAAAAGAAATGTTCTGTAACATTGTTTCTATTGGATGTGATACTGAAACAAGAGGCCATATTTATTGCGGATCTGTTTTAATATCTTCCATGAAGATAGCAGGATCTTAA
- the tldD gene encoding metalloprotease TldD, protein MNLDLVSEQLLTPNKLQHDDLSYLLNMTEKFQVDYADLYFQSCFHETWTLEDSIIKSGSYAIDQGAGIRVITGEQTGFAYTDQLTLDALICSMKAATSITNERHHNNTVIVTPRRKYICSTHQYSYPPICSCINPLSSVSKEEKIELLMRIDKIARTTDSRVQKVNANLSGVYEQILVTATDGTLAADIRPLVRLSILVQVEQNGKREQGISGGGGRFGYDFFNSIIEGETKADHWTKDAVRMGLINLESIAAPAGIMTVVLGSGWPGILLHEAVGHGLEGDFNRRGSSIFTNKIGSIVASELCTIVDDATLKELRGSLTIDDEGVPGQYNILIKNGILVGYMQDKLNAKLMGCNSTGNGRRESYATLPMPRMTNTYMLAGKSTPEEIINSVDYGIYASNFDGGQVDITSGKFVFSASEAFLIEKGYITKSIKGATLIGSGIEIMKNISMVGNDLSLDKGVGTCIKNGQSIPVGVGQPTIKLNKITVGGTN, encoded by the coding sequence ATGAATTTAGACCTTGTTAGTGAACAATTACTCACACCCAATAAATTACAACATGACGATCTGTCATATTTGTTAAATATGACAGAAAAATTTCAAGTGGATTATGCGGATCTTTATTTTCAATCGTGTTTTCATGAAACATGGACTCTTGAAGATAGTATTATAAAATCTGGATCTTATGCTATAGATCAAGGTGCTGGCATACGAGTAATTACAGGTGAGCAAACAGGATTTGCTTACACCGATCAGTTAACTTTAGATGCATTAATATGTAGCATGAAAGCTGCTACTAGCATTACCAATGAACGTCACCATAATAACACTGTTATTGTTACTCCTAGACGCAAATATATTTGTTCTACTCATCAATATTCTTACCCGCCTATATGTTCCTGTATAAATCCATTGTCTAGCGTATCTAAAGAAGAAAAAATTGAATTATTAATGAGAATAGATAAAATAGCGCGAACTACTGATTCTAGGGTACAAAAAGTTAATGCCAATTTGTCAGGTGTTTATGAACAAATTTTAGTAACAGCTACGGATGGTACTTTAGCCGCTGACATTCGACCATTAGTTCGATTATCTATATTGGTACAAGTAGAACAGAACGGCAAACGAGAACAAGGAATAAGTGGTGGCGGTGGAAGATTTGGATACGATTTTTTTAACTCTATTATAGAAGGAGAAACAAAAGCCGATCACTGGACAAAAGATGCCGTCCGAATGGGGCTAATTAATCTTGAATCTATAGCAGCACCAGCAGGGATTATGACAGTAGTTTTAGGATCAGGTTGGCCCGGTATTTTATTACATGAAGCAGTAGGCCATGGTCTAGAAGGAGATTTCAATAGACGAGGTAGCTCTATATTTACTAACAAAATCGGGAGCATAGTAGCATCTGAATTATGTACAATAGTGGATGATGCAACACTAAAAGAATTACGTGGATCCTTAACTATTGACGATGAAGGGGTTCCTGGTCAATATAATATTTTAATTAAAAACGGTATTCTGGTAGGATATATGCAAGATAAATTAAATGCTAAACTAATGGGATGCAATTCAACAGGAAATGGCAGACGTGAATCGTATGCTACTTTACCTATGCCACGCATGACTAATACCTATATGCTAGCAGGAAAATCAACGCCTGAAGAAATTATTAACAGTGTAGATTATGGGATATATGCATCAAATTTTGATGGTGGGCAAGTAGATATTACATCGGGAAAATTTGTATTTTCTGCATCTGAAGCCTTCTTAATTGAAAAAGGTTATATAACAAAATCTATAAAAGGAGCCACCTTAATAGGATCAGGAATAGAAATAATGAAAAATATTTCTATGGTTGGAAATGATTTATCTTTAGACAAAGGAGTAGGAACATGTATAAAAAACGGACAAAGTATACCAGTCGGGGTAGGTCAGCCAACAATAAAATTAAATAAAATTACTGTTGGAGGAACCAACTAG
- the mreD gene encoding rod shape-determining protein MreD has protein sequence MHKFYSYKLWMVYSSFMVAITLQIIPFSPQIWWMQPSWIMILLIHWITVLPNQVSIGTGFTLGLITDIVLGSTLGMHSLSLSILAYLATRNIYCFKYVSIWRQSFIVIFLSFINQSIIFLVKFLMIKVFITTPEIFWNCLLDGGSWPFLILLMRKIRRN, from the coding sequence ATGCATAAATTTTATAGTTATAAACTATGGATGGTGTATAGTTCCTTTATGGTTGCGATTACATTACAAATTATTCCCTTTTCCCCACAAATATGGTGGATGCAACCATCTTGGATAATGATATTATTAATTCATTGGATCACAGTACTCCCAAATCAGGTAAGCATAGGCACTGGATTTACTTTAGGATTAATAACAGATATCGTTCTGGGATCTACTTTAGGGATGCACTCCTTATCTTTAAGCATACTTGCGTATTTAGCAACACGAAATATTTACTGCTTTAAGTATGTATCTATTTGGCGACAATCTTTTATTGTTATATTTCTTTCATTTATTAATCAAAGTATTATATTTTTAGTAAAATTTTTAATGATTAAAGTATTTATTACTACACCAGAAATATTTTGGAATTGTTTATTAGATGGAGGATCATGGCCATTTTTAATTCTTTTAATGCGCAAAATCCGTCGGAATTAA
- the mreC gene encoding rod shape-determining protein MreC: protein MYSTISNKFPYLELRLFLAIIMSIIIIIADGKLNMFLRFKNYVENSIYFLYILCDKPRYIFDYTSKILKESNKLILENHTLRQELFLKNSELLLIDQYKQENIKLRELLHSPLCYNKRKIITKILFINTDPYDNQVIISQGTNNDVYIGQPVITDTGIIGQVVSTNTFSSHVMLICNPAHALPVQIKRNNIRFILMGCGYNTDLRAEYSGNLDICIGDILVTSGLDGRFPEGYPVAIVSNIMVKPEQDFTIIRAHPTVKLQCLRYAILIWE, encoded by the coding sequence ATGTATAGCACTATAAGTAATAAATTTCCTTATTTAGAGTTACGTTTATTTTTAGCAATCATCATGTCTATTATTATAATTATTGCTGATGGAAAATTAAATATGTTCCTTCGATTTAAAAACTACGTAGAAAATTCTATTTATTTTCTTTATATCTTATGCGATAAACCACGCTATATATTTGATTATACTTCAAAAATATTAAAAGAGTCTAATAAATTAATATTAGAAAATCATACATTACGTCAAGAATTATTTTTAAAAAATAGTGAATTATTATTAATAGATCAATACAAACAAGAAAATATAAAATTACGTGAATTGCTTCATTCTCCACTATGTTATAATAAACGAAAAATAATTACTAAAATTCTCTTTATTAACACAGATCCATATGACAATCAAGTTATTATAAGTCAAGGAACAAACAATGATGTCTATATAGGACAACCAGTTATCACGGATACAGGAATAATAGGACAAGTAGTTTCTACTAATACATTTAGTAGCCACGTTATGTTAATTTGTAATCCTGCACATGCTTTACCTGTACAAATAAAACGAAACAATATCCGCTTTATTTTAATGGGTTGCGGATATAACACAGATTTACGCGCAGAATATTCAGGGAATCTCGATATATGCATTGGAGATATATTAGTAACATCCGGTTTAGATGGGCGTTTTCCAGAAGGATATCCAGTAGCAATAGTATCCAACATAATGGTAAAACCAGAGCAAGATTTTACTATCATTCGGGCACATCCGACAGTTAAATTACAATGCTTACGATATGCAATATTAATTTGGGAGTAG
- a CDS encoding rod shape-determining protein codes for MFKKFRGIFSSDLSIDLGTANTLIYLKGQGIVLNEPSVVAIRQDRGGMPKSVAAVGYAAKQMLGRTPGNIAAIRPMKDGVIADFFITEKMLQHFIKQVHSNSFMRPSPRVLVCVPVGATQVERRAIRESAQGAGAREVFLIEEPMAAAIGAGLPVSEATGSMVVDIGGGTTEVAVISLNGVVYSSSVRIGGDRFDEAIISYVRRHYGSLIGEVTSERIKHTIGSAYLDDELREIKVRGRNLAEGIPRSFVLNNNEILEALQEPLTGIVSAVMAALEQCPPELASDISEYGMVLTGGGALLKNIDRLLIKETSIPVVIAEDPLTCVARGGGKALDMIDVHGRDLFSEE; via the coding sequence ATGTTTAAAAAATTCCGTGGTATATTTTCTAGTGATCTATCTATTGATTTAGGCACTGCTAATACTCTTATCTATTTAAAAGGTCAAGGTATTGTTTTAAACGAACCTTCTGTTGTCGCGATTCGACAAGATCGGGGGGGCATGCCTAAAAGTGTAGCCGCTGTTGGATATGCGGCTAAACAAATGCTAGGACGCACCCCAGGAAACATTGCAGCTATTCGTCCTATGAAAGACGGAGTAATAGCTGACTTTTTTATTACTGAAAAAATGTTACAACATTTTATTAAACAAGTACACAGTAATAGTTTCATGAGGCCTAGTCCTAGAGTATTGGTATGCGTCCCGGTAGGTGCTACACAAGTTGAACGTAGAGCTATACGTGAATCTGCGCAAGGAGCAGGAGCACGTGAAGTTTTTTTAATAGAAGAACCTATGGCAGCAGCTATTGGAGCAGGATTGCCGGTATCGGAAGCTACTGGATCAATGGTAGTAGATATTGGAGGAGGCACTACCGAAGTCGCAGTAATTTCACTTAATGGAGTAGTATATTCCTCGTCCGTTAGGATTGGAGGAGACCGATTCGATGAAGCAATTATTAGTTATGTACGACGCCATTACGGTTCCTTAATTGGAGAAGTAACTTCAGAAAGAATAAAACATACTATAGGTTCTGCATATTTAGATGATGAACTACGTGAAATAAAAGTACGTGGACGAAATTTAGCAGAAGGTATACCACGGAGTTTTGTGCTAAATAACAATGAAATTTTAGAAGCGTTACAAGAACCATTAACTGGTATTGTTAGCGCAGTTATGGCGGCGTTAGAACAATGTCCGCCAGAATTAGCATCTGATATTTCTGAATATGGTATGGTATTGACTGGTGGAGGGGCATTATTAAAAAATATTGATCGCCTATTAATAAAAGAAACCAGTATTCCTGTAGTAATAGCAGAAGACCCACTTACTTGTGTTGCACGAGGTGGCGGTAAGGCTCTTGATATGATCGATGTACACGGTCGGGATTTATTTAGTGAAGAATAA